The Gavia stellata isolate bGavSte3 chromosome 1, bGavSte3.hap2, whole genome shotgun sequence genome has a segment encoding these proteins:
- the LOC104252436 gene encoding LOW QUALITY PROTEIN: olfactory receptor 52K2 (The sequence of the model RefSeq protein was modified relative to this genomic sequence to represent the inferred CDS: deleted 1 base in 1 codon) codes for MSTANRSNTNSSPFLLMGIPGLEAFHVWISIPFCFTYIMTLLGNSMVLLAVRLDKSLHKPMYYFISMLAVIDLIFSTAVVPKMLGVFWLDSREIGFEACFIQMFFIHTFTAVESGVLLAMSFDRYIAICNPLRYNTILTSSRTIQIGLLSLARGAGVMTPLMCLLTSLPYCKTRVIPHSYCEHMAVVELACADPSVSDLYSLIVATLLVGADAVFITFSYGMILRSVMRLPSQEARLKALRTCGSHVSIILLFYIGGLLSMYLQMFSFGLAPHVQVLVADFYLTVPPMLNPLIYGIKVKQIQEGIFKLWGQLPGLNIHKLIKTGQMLREGGTARK; via the exons ATGTCAACCGCCAACCGATCCAACACCAACTCTTCGCCTTTTCTCTTGATGGGCATCCCTGGCCTGGAAGCTTTCCACGTGTGGATTTCCATCCCATTCTGCTTTACATACATCATGACCTTGCTGGGAAATAGTATGGTCCTTCTTGCTGTGAGGCTGGACAAAAGCCTCCACAAGCCTATGTACTATTTCATTTCCATGTTGGCTGTCATTGACCTCATCTTCTCAACTGCTGTAGTTCCCAAAATGCTGGGTGTATTCTGGTTGGATTCAAGGGAGATTGGTTTTGAGGCCTGCTTCATCCAGATGTTCTTCATCCACACATTCACTGCAGTGGAGTCAGGGGTGCTCCTGGCAATGTCCTTTGACCGGTATATAGCCATCTGCAACCCCTTGAGATACAACACCATCCTAACAAGCTCAAGGACCATCCAGATAGGACTGCTGTCTCTGGCCAGGGGAGCTGGTGTCATGACACCATTAATGTGCCTCCTCACCAGCTTACCCTACTGCAAAACCAGAGTCATCCCTCATTCCTACTGCGAGCACATGGCTGTGGTGGAGCTGGCCTGCGCCGACCCGTCTGTCAGTGATCTCTACAGCCTCATTGTGGCAACACTATTGGTGGGGGCAGACGCTGTCTTCATCACTTTCTCCTATGGTATGATCCTCAGGTCTGTGATGAGGCTGCCATCCCAAGAGGCACGTCTCAAGGCACTCAGGACCTGCGGGTCCCATGTTTCCATCATCCTGCTGTTTTACATAGGTGGCCTACTCTCCATGTACCTGCAGATGTTCTCTTTCGGCTTGGCACCTCATGTCCAAGTCCTGGTGGCTGATTTCTATTTGACGGTCCCTCCCATGCTCAACCCCCTCATTTACGGCATAAAGGTGAAGCAGATCCAGGAAGGGATCTTCAAACTATGGGGACAGTTGCCAGGACTCAATATC CACAAGCTGATAAAGACAGGTCAGATGCTGAGAGAGGGAGGTACtgccagaaaataa